A region of the Rhodothermus bifroesti genome:
CCCCAACGTCTGTGGACCGGGCGCTATTACAACCCCGACGTTCACCGCGCGGCGTTTGCCCTTCCCACCTGGTGGCATACAGAGCTCATCGCCAACGCCGTCGCTACAACGCCTTGATTTCACTGATTAGCTTGGTCAGCGACTCTCGGGCATCCCCAAAAAGCATCCGTGTATTGGGCAAGTAGAACAGCTCGTTCTCAATACCCGAGTAGCCAGGACGCATGCTTCGCTTAAGCACCAGAACGGTCTTAGCACGGTCTACGTTCAAAATCGGCATCCCATAGATCGGACTACTTTTATCGTAGCGGGCGGCAGGATTCACCACATCGTTCGCCCCAATTACTAGCGCCACATCGGCACTCTCAAACTCATCGTTGATTTCGTCCATTTCATAAAGCTGGTCGTAAGGCACGTTGGCTTCAGCCAACAGAACGTTCATGTGGCCCGGCATCCGCCCAGCTACCGGATGAATAGCATACTTAACTTCAACGCCTCGTTCCTGCAGTAAATCGGCCAACTCGCGCACCTGATGTTGCGCCTGCGCTACAGCCATGCCATAGCCTGGTGCAATAATCACCTTGTTGGCATAAGCCAGTAAAATAGCCGCATCTTCCACCGTAGCCTCCTGCACCGTCTTACCTTCAGCCGTCGCCACAGCACTTCCTTCGCCAGCCTCGCCGCCAAACCCTCCCAAGAGCACATTCAGCAACGAGCGGTTCATTGCTTCGCACATGATACGCGTCAGAATCAAGCCCGAAGCACCCACCAGCGCACCGCTCACGATCAGTGCCGTGTTATCTAAGACAAAACCGGTCGCAGCAGCCGCCAAACCAGAGTAAGAGTTCAAGAGCGAGACCACCACCGGCATATCGGCTCCACCAATTGGGATCACCAGCAGCACACCCAGCACCAGGGCTAGTCCAGCAAGCGCGACCATCCCACCGACAACTGGATCAGCAATCAGTGGAAAGGTTTCGGCCCCTGCGATCACAAACCCCATCGACACCAACGTGCCCAGCGCAACCAAAAGCGTCAGCAGCCGCAACCCGGGGAACAGCACTGGGTTGCCCGTAATGTAGCCCCCCAGCTTGCCGAAAGCTACGAAGCTTCCCGAAAACGTAACCATCCCAATGAGTATGCTAAGCACCACGGTGATGGCCAATTGCACGTCAAAGGGCGGCTGCTCCACAGGAAGCGGTAGTAATGCAGCCAATCCCGTTGTTTCTGGGATGAGATAGCGAGCCACCTCGGCAATCGCCACCAGGGCAGAAGCCAATCCGCCAAATCCGTTAAATGCAGCCACCATTTCGGGCATCGCCGTCATGGGCACACGCAAGGCTAAGACAGCCCCAATGGCGCTGCCAAGCACCAGCCCAGCGAGCATCTCGATGGGCGTGATAATCCGATGCAAAAACAACGTTGCCACCACCGCCAGCAACATCCCCAGCGCCGCAATCAGATTGCCCCCACGGGCAGTTTTAGGAGATTGAAGACGCTTCAGGCCAAAAATAAACAGGGCGGCTGCAATCAAATAGCTAAGATCAATCAGGGTTGTTTTCATAGCGCAAACATGCTTACGTACCCTTAAGCCACAGAAGCGGCTTGTTTTTCAGAGGCCTGGGCTTTTTGCTCTGGCTGACGGGCTTTGAACATTTGCAACATGCGGTCGGTCACCAAAAATCCCCCGACCACGTTGATCGTCGCCGCAATCAAGGCCAGCAGTCCTAACCATTTAGACCAGGTGCCCCCAATCATACCCGCGACCACCAAGGCACCGACAATCGTAATGCCACTGATGGCATTTGACCCCGACATAAGCGGGGTATGCAACGTTTGGGGCACTTTACTAATAACCTCAAAGCCAACAAAAGCGGCCAGTACGAAGATGATCAGGTTGTCCAGCATAGCTGTTTGGTCTGGTTGCGTTAGGCAGCCAGCAACGCGCGTACGCGCTCGTTGACCACCTCACCGTTATAGGTTAGGCATACCCCACGAAAGATTTCGTCCTCAAAGTTTGGCTTGAAGCCTTCGGGGGTAGCAAACTCCTGAATCATGGCCAAAAGCGTGCGGGCGTACATCTGGCTGGCATGCACGGGCATCTCAGCGGGCAGGTTCAGGGGGCCAACAATCTGGACCCCGTTATGTATTACGGTTTCGCCCGGTTGCGTCAGCACACAGTTGCCCCCGTTGGGCGCAGCCAGATCGATAATCACCGATCCGGGCTGCATGGCTGCTACAGCTTCTTCGGTGATCAGTACAGGTGCACGCCGTCCGGGAACCTGAGCCGTGCTGATAACCACGTCGGCCCGGCCAATATGGGGTACCAGGAGCTGGGCTTGCTGGCGCTGCTTTTCTTCAGCCAGTGCTTTCGCATAGCCCGAAACATCTTGGGCATCGGGCACCTCAAATGGAAGTTCGACAAACGTGGCGCCTAGGCTTTGCACTTCTTCTTTGACCACATCCCGAATGTCGTAGGCCGAAACGCGCGCTCCCAGGCGTCGGGCCGTGGCGATGGCCTGCAAACCAGCAACCCCAGCGCCCAAAACCAGCACGCTGGCCGGACGCACCGTTCCGGCTGCGGTTGTCAGCAGCGGGAAAAACTTGGGCAACAGGTTGGCAGCAATCAGCACGGCCTTGTAACCAGCTACAGCAGCCATAGCCGAAAGCGCGTCCATTTTCTGGGCACGTGAGATGCGGGGGACCAGCTCCATGGCTAGGGCAACAACCCCCTGTCGCGCCAAGCGATCGGCCACTTCAGGCTGATCCAACGGGCTCAGAAAACCAATCAACACACTGCCCGACCGCATGAGGGCAATTTCTTCTTCTGAAGGTGGCTGCACGTGCACCACCACGTCGGCCCCCCAAGCTTCTTCTTGCGAGACCATGCGGGCCCCGACGTCCGCATAGGCCGCATCGGGAAAATAAGCCCCCGTGCCCGCCCCCTTGGCCACCCAGACTTCCATGCCCTGTTGCACCAGACGCCGCACTACCTCTGGAACCAAAGCCACCCGCCGCTCCCCTACCGCCGTTTCAGCCGGTACACCAATTCGTAATGCCATTGCGTCGCTACGAAAAGTTTAAGTTTTCCCCCTTGGGCTTCACAATTACAAACTTCCACCACTTTGGAGCCTAATAAAGCACGAAAGGGCTGCGCTCTGCAACGGCTTATGCTGCGATTGATCGTGGCATCACAAAAAATCAACCATATCTTTGCTCAAAATAGTCCATAAATGATATAAGAGCTTCGACGGCTTCTATTGGGCAGGCATTGTAGATCGATGCGCGCAATCCGCCAACCAACCGATGTCCTTTAAGCCCGATAAGGCCGGCCTGCTGCGCTTCTTCGATGAACTGTTTTTCGAGCGTTTCGCTGGGCAAGCGAAACGTCACGTTCATCTTTGAGCGCGAAGCTGGCTCGGCCGTACCCCGGTAAAAATCACTTTGATCAATGCGCCGGTAAAGCAGCTCGGCTTTTCGATTGTTGATGGCTTCAATGGCTGGTAGTCCGCCCAAGCCTTCCAGCCAGCGCAGCACCTTTTCGACGATGTAAACGGCAAACACAGGGGGCGTATTGAAGAGTTTGGCTGCATGAACGCCATAGTCCAGCATAGGGGGTAGGGGTTGATTGCGGCGCTGCAAAAAGTCTTCGCGCACAAGCACAAGGGTTACGCCTGCGGGCCCCACGTTTTTCTGCGCACCGGCATAGATTAGCCCATACCGCCTGGGATCAATGCGCCGGCTGAGAAAGTCACTCGACGCATCGCACACCAGCGGCACGCTGACTTCAGGCTCAGACGGGAACTGCGTGCCATAGATCGTATTGTTGGACGTAAAGTGCAGATAGGCCGCTTGCGGATCCAAATCCCAGCTTGAGGGATCTGGAATGGCGCAAAACTGGCGATCTTCGCTGCTGGCCGCCACACGCACGCGTCCCACAAGCTGGGCATCCTGAAAAGCCCGTTTCGCCCAGTGGCCGGTGATCAAATAATCGGCCGAGCCTCCTGGGGGCAAAAAGTTAAGGGGCACTTGATAAAATTGCAGCGAAGCTCCTCCTTGTAAAAACAGTACATGCCACGTCTCATCGAGTCCCAAAAGCTTGCGCAAAAGCGATTTGGCCGACTCGGCGATAGCAGTGTATTCAGGCGAGCGGTGGCTGATCTCTAAAATGGAGGTGCCCAGCTGGCGGTACATTGGCAACTCTTCTTTGACTTCAAGCAGCACCGACTCGGGCAGTACCGCCGGTCCTGCCGAAAAATTATACACCCGACCAGTAGCGGTGCGAAATACCGGGGTTTGTAAAGTTGCAGGTTGGGTCATGGCAGGTTCTTGGTTTAAGGGTTCAACGGGATCAATGAAACGGCCAGAACGTCTGGGTGTGCCGCAATGCGGCGAACGACCTCAGCACTTGGGCTTCCGTCAAACCGAATGCGGGCACAGGCTGCCCGTGCTCCAGAGAAGATCAGATTTTCCATTTCTTGGACGTTCCATCCGGCCCGCCGCACTTCGTCGAGCACAGCAGCCAGCACACCCACTTTGTCCAGGTGACGTACCGTCAGCACATGGGTCGCTGGCGAGTGGAGCTCGAGGTTGACGCAGTGGAGCACGCGGCCTGTTTCGGCATAGGTTTGAAGAATGCGCACTACTTCGTCGGCAATGGCTTGCTGCGCCTGCTCGGTAGAAGCCCCGATATGATGGGTGAGGTATACGTTCGGGTGTGCTGCCAATGGATGGTGGAGCGGACCCGACTTGGCTGCTGGCTCGCCTTCGATGACGTCAAGCGCTGCGCAAATTCCACGTTCTTCCAAAGCCCAAGCCAACGCTTCTTCATCAACCAACGTGCTTCGGCTGGTATTGATAAAATAGGCTCCGGGCTTCATAGCCTCAAAAAAAGCGCGATTAATTAGGCGCTCTGTCTCTGGCGTAGCAGCCAGATGAACGGTCACAATGTCGGCAGCAGCTGCTAGCTCGTAAGGGGTACGGGCGCGCACGACGCCGAGCTCTTGCGCCAGCGCATCAGTTAAAGAACGACTCCAGGCGACCACGTGCATTTCGAAGGCATGGGCCCGGCGCACGACTTCGCGGCCAATATGTCCCAAACCCAGCACGCCCAGTGTGCGTCCCTTTAAACCTTTGGCCTTGCTATAAGCTGCTTTGTTCCAGCGCCCTATCCGCGCATCAGCCACGTTGTCCGGAATACGTCGGTCCAACGCTACCATAAGTCCAAACGTTAACTCGGCCACAGCGACGGCATTCTTGCCCGGACAGTTGGCTACAAAAATTCCTCGAGCCGCAGCGGCTTCGACGTCGATGGTGTCAACGCCAGCCCCAGCGCGCACGATCAGTTCCAGCGAGGGCGCCGCATCCATCATGGCAGCGGTCACCTCGGTAGAACGCACCACAAGCACCTGGGGTCTTTCTTTAGAAAGCGCTTCCAAAAGGGCAACATGAGCAGCATCGGTTTGCACCTGCACAGTAAAACCCCGATCTCGAAGCGCTTCCAGACAGGTAGAAGGTAAAACGTCGGCAATCAGTACTTTCATGGCTGTTTTGTAGCTTTTTAGTCGAATACGTGCACCAGCAAACCGCTCCGCAGCTTGGGCTCAAACCATGTAGACTTAGGTGGCATGAGCAGTCCTGCGTCGGAAACAGCTACCAGCTCTTCGATACTGGTGGGGTACATTGCGATGGCCAGCGCTGCCCTTCCCTGATCTACTTCTTGTTTTAACGCCTCAAGGCCCCGAATCCCTCCCACAAAGTCTAGATTAGGATCTGTACGCGGATCAACGATGCCCAAAATTGGCTCCAGAATGTGCTCGTTGAGGCGCGCCACGTCTAACTGATCGGCTACCGTAGAGCGCTGTGTCGGGGGCAACGTCGCCCAATGCCAGCTGCCCGCAAGGTAAAGTGCCACCGTTCCTTTGGCTGG
Encoded here:
- a CDS encoding NAD(P)(+) transhydrogenase (Re/Si-specific) subunit beta → MKTTLIDLSYLIAAALFIFGLKRLQSPKTARGGNLIAALGMLLAVVATLFLHRIITPIEMLAGLVLGSAIGAVLALRVPMTAMPEMVAAFNGFGGLASALVAIAEVARYLIPETTGLAALLPLPVEQPPFDVQLAITVVLSILIGMVTFSGSFVAFGKLGGYITGNPVLFPGLRLLTLLVALGTLVSMGFVIAGAETFPLIADPVVGGMVALAGLALVLGVLLVIPIGGADMPVVVSLLNSYSGLAAAATGFVLDNTALIVSGALVGASGLILTRIMCEAMNRSLLNVLLGGFGGEAGEGSAVATAEGKTVQEATVEDAAILLAYANKVIIAPGYGMAVAQAQHQVRELADLLQERGVEVKYAIHPVAGRMPGHMNVLLAEANVPYDQLYEMDEINDEFESADVALVIGANDVVNPAARYDKSSPIYGMPILNVDRAKTVLVLKRSMRPGYSGIENELFYLPNTRMLFGDARESLTKLISEIKAL
- a CDS encoding NAD(P) transhydrogenase subunit alpha, with product MLDNLIIFVLAAFVGFEVISKVPQTLHTPLMSGSNAISGITIVGALVVAGMIGGTWSKWLGLLALIAATINVVGGFLVTDRMLQMFKARQPEQKAQASEKQAASVA
- a CDS encoding Re/Si-specific NAD(P)(+) transhydrogenase subunit alpha — translated: MALRIGVPAETAVGERRVALVPEVVRRLVQQGMEVWVAKGAGTGAYFPDAAYADVGARMVSQEEAWGADVVVHVQPPSEEEIALMRSGSVLIGFLSPLDQPEVADRLARQGVVALAMELVPRISRAQKMDALSAMAAVAGYKAVLIAANLLPKFFPLLTTAAGTVRPASVLVLGAGVAGLQAIATARRLGARVSAYDIRDVVKEEVQSLGATFVELPFEVPDAQDVSGYAKALAEEKQRQQAQLLVPHIGRADVVISTAQVPGRRAPVLITEEAVAAMQPGSVIIDLAAPNGGNCVLTQPGETVIHNGVQIVGPLNLPAEMPVHASQMYARTLLAMIQEFATPEGFKPNFEDEIFRGVCLTYNGEVVNERVRALLAA
- the serC gene encoding 3-phosphoserine/phosphohydroxythreonine transaminase, encoding MTQPATLQTPVFRTATGRVYNFSAGPAVLPESVLLEVKEELPMYRQLGTSILEISHRSPEYTAIAESAKSLLRKLLGLDETWHVLFLQGGASLQFYQVPLNFLPPGGSADYLITGHWAKRAFQDAQLVGRVRVAASSEDRQFCAIPDPSSWDLDPQAAYLHFTSNNTIYGTQFPSEPEVSVPLVCDASSDFLSRRIDPRRYGLIYAGAQKNVGPAGVTLVLVREDFLQRRNQPLPPMLDYGVHAAKLFNTPPVFAVYIVEKVLRWLEGLGGLPAIEAINNRKAELLYRRIDQSDFYRGTAEPASRSKMNVTFRLPSETLEKQFIEEAQQAGLIGLKGHRLVGGLRASIYNACPIEAVEALISFMDYFEQRYG
- a CDS encoding phosphoglycerate dehydrogenase; its protein translation is MKVLIADVLPSTCLEALRDRGFTVQVQTDAAHVALLEALSKERPQVLVVRSTEVTAAMMDAAPSLELIVRAGAGVDTIDVEAAAARGIFVANCPGKNAVAVAELTFGLMVALDRRIPDNVADARIGRWNKAAYSKAKGLKGRTLGVLGLGHIGREVVRRAHAFEMHVVAWSRSLTDALAQELGVVRARTPYELAAAADIVTVHLAATPETERLINRAFFEAMKPGAYFINTSRSTLVDEEALAWALEERGICAALDVIEGEPAAKSGPLHHPLAAHPNVYLTHHIGASTEQAQQAIADEVVRILQTYAETGRVLHCVNLELHSPATHVLTVRHLDKVGVLAAVLDEVRRAGWNVQEMENLIFSGARAACARIRFDGSPSAEVVRRIAAHPDVLAVSLIPLNP